The genomic DNA TAATTTCGCCAAGTGCGGCGATCGCTGCCTGATGGACCACGCCTTCGGGACTGTTGAGGGCATCCAGCAACACATCACGGGCACGGGGATTTTTGAGATTGCCCAGCGCCACGGCAGCACTGAAGCGCACTAGCCAGTCGGTATCTTCGTAAAAAGCGCGAACCAGCGGCTCAAACGCACGCGGATCTTCCAGATAGCCCAATGCACCTGCGGCGTCTGCCCGAATGCCGTAGTCAGGGTCATTTTGCAGCAGTTGAATCAGAATCGGATAGCATTCTTCGGTTTGCTTGATGCCCAGAGCGAACACTGCCATCGATCGAATTTGCAGGCTTTCGTCGTCCAGCACCTTTTTAATTAAAGGAACCGCGTCTTCTGCCGGGACATTTCGCAGCGATGCCAGGGCAATCATGCGGT from Leptolyngbya ohadii IS1 includes the following:
- a CDS encoding HEAT repeat domain-containing protein; its protein translation is MTHPSLTHLATQLESEDSKDRMIALASLRNVPAEDAVPLIKKVLDDESLQIRSMAVFALGIKQTEECYPILIQLLQNDPDYGIRADAAGALGYLEDPRAFEPLVRAFYEDTDWLVRFSAAVALGNLKNPRARDVLLDALNSPEGVVHQAAIAALGEIKAVDAVDSMLRFAQSEDWLLRQRLAEALGHLPTPKSISALKYLEKDSHPNVSAAATISLQRLAE